From a single Bryobacter aggregatus MPL3 genomic region:
- a CDS encoding carboxypeptidase regulatory-like domain-containing protein, producing MKILATAATAGLLLSCSPAPTPKTAAPSRPNYFAVDKATAATLTGRIEFSGKRPAATPIQMDQDQDCARMNAAHPKTNEVIAVDKKGGLSNTFVYLKTGLEGKIFAPPATPAVMDQKGCWFGPRVLGIQAKQPLRITNSDPVTHNIHPMAQVNREWNQSQGPGDEPIVRRFARQEVVIPVKCNIHKWMHASIAVVDHPYFAISSSDGNFEILNVPPGEYTVAAWHEKLGWQEQKVTVAPSVKMSVNFKFKGE from the coding sequence ATGAAGATTCTCGCCACTGCAGCCACGGCTGGTCTGTTGCTATCCTGCAGCCCCGCCCCAACTCCCAAGACCGCAGCGCCATCGAGGCCCAATTACTTCGCCGTGGACAAAGCAACAGCGGCAACCTTGACAGGCAGGATAGAGTTCAGCGGCAAGCGCCCTGCCGCCACTCCCATCCAGATGGATCAGGATCAGGATTGCGCCCGCATGAATGCCGCACATCCCAAGACCAACGAGGTGATCGCCGTCGATAAAAAAGGGGGGCTCTCGAACACCTTCGTCTATCTGAAAACCGGCCTGGAAGGCAAGATCTTTGCACCGCCAGCAACACCGGCAGTGATGGACCAGAAGGGTTGCTGGTTTGGCCCCAGGGTCCTTGGCATCCAGGCCAAACAACCTCTCCGCATCACGAACTCAGACCCCGTCACACACAACATCCATCCAATGGCGCAAGTGAACCGGGAATGGAACCAGAGCCAGGGGCCAGGCGACGAACCCATCGTGCGGCGCTTTGCCAGACAAGAGGTGGTGATCCCGGTGAAGTGCAATATTCATAAGTGGATGCATGCCTCGATCGCGGTGGTGGATCATCCTTACTTTGCCATCAGCAGCAGCGACGGAAACTTCGAGATTCTGAATGTGCCACCGGGAGAATATACAGTGGCGGCCTGGCATGAAAAACTAGGGTGGCAAGAACAGAAGGTAACAGTCGCGCCATCCGTTAAGATGAGCGTGAACTTTAAGTTCAAGGGAGAGTGA
- a CDS encoding metalloregulator ArsR/SmtB family transcription factor, protein MADLLKSLKLLGDESRLRLLRLLAQEELSVAELQEVLGMGQSRISMSLSQLKQAELVDLRKSGQKHLYRFTGDRTITNLVEQAGAQVPEASSDDIGLKLVLKKRKDRMRAYFDGLAGRFGRDYVPGRSWQALAEMTFKLLPPMRIVDVGAGEGTISLLLAQRAERVVAIDNSEQMIAYGQEAAAKAGVKNLEYRLGDLEEIPLEDGSMDLAVFSQSLHHAIHPHAALKEAYRVLRPGGKLMILDLNRHGYEEARELYADVWLGFSQVELAEMLKKARFKNLDLAVVHREAEAPFFETILVTADKPN, encoded by the coding sequence ATGGCCGATCTGCTCAAATCGCTCAAGCTTCTCGGTGACGAATCGCGTCTCCGCCTGCTGCGGCTGCTGGCCCAGGAAGAACTGAGCGTCGCCGAGCTCCAGGAAGTGCTGGGGATGGGCCAGAGCCGCATCTCCATGTCGCTCTCTCAGCTCAAACAGGCCGAATTGGTGGATTTACGCAAGAGCGGACAGAAGCATCTCTACCGCTTCACCGGCGACCGGACCATTACGAATCTTGTTGAGCAGGCCGGTGCGCAAGTGCCGGAAGCGTCTTCTGACGACATCGGATTGAAGCTGGTGCTGAAGAAACGCAAAGACCGGATGCGCGCCTATTTTGATGGGCTGGCCGGGCGCTTTGGCCGGGACTATGTGCCGGGACGCTCCTGGCAAGCGCTGGCGGAGATGACCTTCAAACTGCTGCCGCCAATGCGGATTGTCGACGTGGGAGCGGGTGAAGGCACCATCTCCTTATTGCTCGCACAACGCGCCGAGCGGGTTGTCGCGATTGACAACTCCGAACAGATGATCGCCTATGGGCAGGAGGCGGCGGCAAAGGCGGGAGTCAAGAATCTGGAGTACCGCCTGGGGGATCTTGAAGAGATTCCACTGGAAGATGGATCGATGGATCTGGCAGTCTTCAGCCAGAGCCTGCACCATGCGATTCACCCGCATGCCGCGCTGAAAGAAGCATATCGGGTACTGCGGCCGGGCGGCAAACTCATGATCCTCGACCTCAACCGTCACGGCTATGAAGAAGCCCGCGAGCTCTATGCCGATGTCTGGCTCGGCTTCTCGCAAGTGGAACTGGCGGAGATGCTGAAGAAGGCTCGTTTCAAGAACCTCGATCTGGCTGTTGTCCATCGCGAAGCCGAAGCCCCGTTCTTTGAAACCATTCTTGTCACTGCGGACAAGCCGAACTAG
- a CDS encoding cytochrome-c peroxidase — protein sequence MPGPLGLPPVEAPANPALVELGKKIFFDTRLSADNTLSCASCHNPSLGFADGRRLSLGVNQKTGTRNAPSLLNSAYGRLHFWDGRANSLEEQAGGPMSNTVEMNQSHDVSVRKLSADPALASAFEQAFGSKAIDIDRIRRALAAYERTLLSGASPFDRYRYGGDKSAMSAAAIRGLALFENPNKGNCAACHLIGPKDALFTDHLFHNLGVGLDEDGEPKDLGRYEVTKRDADRGAFKTPSLRNVALTAPYMHDGSIKSLRAVVDFYNGGGSSSPHLDPRIKPLGLSSAEVDDLVQFLEALNGDLPSK from the coding sequence GTGCCCGGCCCGCTTGGCCTCCCGCCCGTTGAGGCGCCGGCCAACCCGGCCCTGGTAGAACTGGGGAAGAAAATCTTTTTTGACACGCGTCTGTCGGCAGACAATACGCTCTCCTGTGCGTCCTGCCACAATCCGTCACTTGGCTTTGCCGATGGGCGGCGTTTGTCGCTGGGCGTCAATCAAAAGACCGGCACCCGCAATGCACCCTCCCTTCTCAACTCTGCTTATGGGCGGCTGCATTTTTGGGATGGACGCGCCAACAGCCTGGAAGAACAAGCCGGGGGACCAATGTCCAACACGGTAGAGATGAATCAGAGCCACGATGTGAGTGTCCGGAAGCTCAGCGCCGATCCCGCGCTGGCCAGCGCCTTCGAGCAAGCTTTCGGCAGCAAAGCCATCGATATCGACCGGATACGCCGCGCGCTTGCCGCCTATGAGCGGACCCTCCTGAGCGGCGCTTCGCCCTTCGATCGCTATCGCTATGGGGGTGACAAGTCCGCAATGAGTGCAGCCGCCATCCGGGGGCTCGCGTTGTTTGAAAACCCCAACAAGGGCAATTGCGCAGCCTGCCATTTGATCGGCCCCAAAGATGCGCTGTTTACCGATCATCTCTTCCACAATCTTGGCGTTGGTCTCGATGAGGACGGAGAACCGAAAGATCTGGGCCGCTATGAAGTGACCAAACGCGATGCCGATCGCGGAGCCTTTAAGACACCCTCCCTACGCAACGTCGCGCTCACCGCGCCTTATATGCATGATGGAAGCATCAAGAGCTTGCGTGCCGTAGTCGATTTCTATAACGGCGGCGGCAGTTCCAGTCCGCATCTCGATCCACGAATCAAGCCGCTGGGACTGAGCAGCGCCGAAGTCGATGACCTCGTCCAGTTCCTCGAAGCCCTCAATGGAGACCTACCGAGCAAATGA
- a CDS encoding ComEA family DNA-binding protein, with amino-acid sequence MKFFRPIFAAALSLVPVLADDKPKLPEGPGKATTEKVCGSCHGVGIFVNRRESREGWNGIIEDMIHRGMKGEDEEFGEVSDYLTQFLSKSTPGGKVNVNQGSAKAMVSALGIPEADATAIVKYRVANGKFNSLEDVLKVPGINAAALEKQKEKIDY; translated from the coding sequence ATGAAGTTTTTCCGCCCTATTTTCGCTGCCGCCCTTTCGCTGGTTCCCGTTCTCGCTGACGATAAGCCGAAGCTCCCCGAGGGCCCGGGAAAGGCGACAACGGAGAAAGTGTGTGGCTCTTGTCATGGCGTTGGAATTTTCGTCAATCGCCGGGAGAGCCGCGAAGGCTGGAACGGCATCATTGAGGACATGATTCATCGCGGGATGAAGGGCGAGGATGAAGAGTTTGGCGAGGTGTCCGATTACCTCACGCAGTTTCTCTCGAAGTCCACTCCCGGCGGCAAGGTGAACGTCAACCAGGGCAGCGCAAAAGCGATGGTGAGCGCTCTGGGCATTCCGGAAGCGGATGCCACTGCGATCGTGAAGTATCGCGTGGCCAACGGCAAGTTCAACAGCCTTGAGGATGTCCTGAAAGTGCCCGGCATCAATGCTGCCGCGCTCGAAAAACAGAAGGAAAAGATCGACTACTAG
- a CDS encoding tetratricopeptide repeat protein: MKSLSLLVLAMSLLHAQEGPPPGRPPLRERAAKGDADAQFTLGKNYEAGRSGLKKDFTEASHWYRLSAEQGDPFAQASLGLLYRFGKGVPQDLVQAYFWLSLATNRATGADSESIAEYRDAAATHMTPAQLKEAKQLAQTWKPKPASQQ; this comes from the coding sequence ATGAAAAGCCTCTCTTTGTTGGTGCTAGCCATGTCGTTGCTCCATGCCCAGGAAGGCCCTCCTCCGGGCAGGCCCCCGCTGCGGGAGCGTGCGGCCAAAGGCGACGCCGACGCGCAGTTTACGCTGGGGAAAAACTACGAGGCAGGCCGTAGCGGACTGAAGAAGGACTTTACCGAAGCCAGTCACTGGTATCGTCTCTCGGCTGAACAAGGCGATCCCTTTGCCCAGGCCAGCCTGGGGCTGCTCTACCGCTTTGGGAAGGGGGTGCCACAGGATCTAGTACAGGCTTATTTCTGGCTTTCGCTGGCCACCAACAGAGCCACTGGCGCCGATTCCGAATCGATTGCGGAATACCGGGACGCCGCTGCTACCCACATGACCCCCGCGCAGCTCAAGGAAGCGAAACAGTTGGCACAAACCTGGAAACCGAAGCCCGCATCCCAACAATAG
- a CDS encoding tetratricopeptide repeat protein: MHRIPATFFLLAALTTAAYADTWLVVPLSNLTAKPNMNWIGESAAESITEALTREGILVVDREDRKEGERRLALKPNTRWTRASILKLAESLDADRVVFGSFEMAASEGAGMGTLKLAAQTINVRDLRKGGTFSETGPLEDLATLQSHLAWQVLKYSAPQSAPSEEQFRLTRTSIRVDALENYVRGLLAEDPDAQERYFQQALKLDGRYSQAAYQYGRLLFLRNNNPSAALQLEKVKNWDPHYRSATFMLGIAKFRMNEFRAAEAAFLRVSKEVPLSEVLNNLGVTQFRLNQPEAVENLRRALEGDDKDPVYHFNLGVALLSRGANAEAAEQFRATLDRDPKDQEATKLLGRSLRPPTTGISREELAGLERLKLDYEDAAYQQLKVLMSPKKK; encoded by the coding sequence ATGCATAGGATACCGGCCACTTTCTTTTTGCTGGCCGCGCTTACAACCGCCGCCTACGCGGACACTTGGCTCGTCGTTCCTCTCTCGAATCTGACTGCAAAGCCCAATATGAACTGGATTGGGGAATCCGCAGCCGAATCCATCACGGAAGCACTCACCCGGGAAGGCATTCTGGTTGTCGACCGTGAGGATCGCAAAGAGGGAGAGCGCCGGCTTGCGCTCAAGCCGAATACGCGATGGACCCGTGCGAGCATTCTGAAGCTGGCTGAGTCGCTTGATGCCGATCGAGTGGTATTTGGCTCCTTCGAGATGGCTGCAAGCGAAGGCGCGGGCATGGGGACGCTCAAACTGGCGGCACAGACGATCAACGTGCGCGACCTTCGCAAGGGAGGCACCTTTTCTGAAACCGGACCCCTTGAGGATCTGGCCACCCTGCAATCCCATCTGGCCTGGCAGGTGCTCAAATACTCCGCGCCGCAATCCGCGCCCAGCGAAGAGCAGTTTCGCCTCACCCGCACCAGTATTCGTGTGGACGCGCTCGAGAACTATGTCCGCGGCCTGTTGGCCGAGGACCCCGATGCCCAGGAGCGGTACTTTCAGCAGGCGCTGAAGCTCGATGGACGCTACAGCCAGGCCGCCTATCAGTACGGCCGGCTGCTCTTTCTCCGGAATAATAATCCCAGCGCCGCTCTCCAGCTCGAGAAGGTGAAGAACTGGGACCCGCACTACCGCTCCGCCACCTTCATGCTGGGAATCGCAAAGTTCCGCATGAATGAATTCCGAGCAGCCGAAGCTGCTTTTCTACGGGTAAGCAAAGAAGTTCCGCTCAGCGAGGTGCTGAATAATCTAGGCGTCACGCAGTTCCGGCTGAACCAGCCGGAGGCAGTGGAGAATCTTCGCCGCGCGCTCGAAGGCGACGATAAGGACCCGGTCTATCACTTCAATCTGGGTGTTGCGCTGTTATCGCGCGGGGCCAATGCCGAGGCTGCAGAACAATTCCGCGCCACTCTCGATCGAGATCCCAAGGACCAGGAAGCCACCAAGCTTCTGGGACGAAGTCTGCGCCCTCCTACCACAGGAATCTCCCGCGAGGAACTCGCAGGACTCGAGCGCTTGAAGCTCGACTATGAGGATGCCGCTTACCAGCAATTGAAAGTGCTGATGAGTCCGAAAAAGAAATGA
- the ahcY gene encoding adenosylhomocysteinase — translation MSATATTLASEYKVADLGLADWGRKEISIAEHEMPGLMSIRGKYAKEKPLAGVRVTGSLHMTIQTAVLIETMVDLGADVRWASCNIFSTQDHAAAAIAAAGVPVFAWKGETLEEYWDCTLKAVAHPGGKGPQLVIDDGGDVTLLIHKGYELENGSDWVNTPSGSHEEKVIKDLLKKVHAENKNFWAPIVAEWKGVSEETTTGVHRLYKMQQDGKLLVPAINVNDSVTKSKFDNLYGCRESLADGIKRATDVMLAGKVAVICGYGDVGKGSAQSLRGMGARVIVTEIDPINALQAAMEGYQVTTIEETLGLGDIYVTTTGNVDVITLDHMRQMKDQAIVCNIGHFDNEIQVDKLNAEKGVTRLNIKPQVDKYTFATGNSIYMLAEGRLVNLGCATGHPSFVMSNSFANQTLAQLDLWKKKDEYAVGVYTLPKHLDEEVARLHLEKIGVKLTTLTQQQADYIGVPVNGPYKADHYRY, via the coding sequence ATGTCAGCTACCGCAACCACACTTGCGTCCGAATACAAGGTCGCCGATCTTGGCCTCGCCGACTGGGGCCGTAAGGAAATTTCCATTGCCGAGCACGAGATGCCGGGCCTCATGTCGATCCGTGGCAAGTATGCCAAGGAGAAGCCGCTTGCTGGCGTCCGCGTCACGGGTTCGCTGCACATGACGATCCAGACCGCAGTTCTGATCGAAACGATGGTCGATCTCGGCGCTGACGTGCGCTGGGCAAGCTGCAATATTTTCTCCACGCAGGACCACGCTGCGGCCGCCATCGCCGCTGCTGGCGTGCCTGTCTTCGCCTGGAAGGGCGAAACTCTCGAAGAATACTGGGACTGCACCCTCAAAGCTGTAGCTCATCCGGGGGGCAAGGGGCCGCAGTTGGTGATCGATGACGGTGGCGATGTGACGCTCCTCATCCACAAAGGCTATGAGCTCGAGAACGGTTCCGATTGGGTGAACACGCCTTCCGGCTCACACGAAGAGAAGGTCATCAAGGACCTGCTCAAGAAGGTTCATGCCGAGAACAAGAATTTCTGGGCTCCGATCGTCGCCGAATGGAAGGGCGTCAGCGAAGAGACCACCACCGGTGTGCATCGTCTGTACAAGATGCAGCAGGACGGCAAGCTGCTGGTCCCCGCCATCAATGTGAACGATTCGGTGACCAAGTCGAAGTTCGATAACCTTTACGGTTGCCGCGAGAGCCTGGCTGACGGAATCAAGCGCGCCACCGACGTGATGCTTGCTGGTAAGGTCGCCGTGATCTGCGGTTACGGCGACGTGGGCAAGGGTTCGGCGCAGTCTCTGCGTGGCATGGGCGCTCGTGTGATCGTCACCGAGATCGATCCGATTAACGCGCTGCAGGCTGCGATGGAAGGCTATCAGGTCACCACGATTGAGGAGACCCTGGGCCTTGGCGACATCTACGTCACCACCACCGGCAACGTGGACGTGATCACTCTCGACCACATGCGGCAGATGAAGGATCAGGCCATCGTCTGCAACATCGGCCATTTCGATAACGAGATCCAGGTGGACAAGTTGAATGCCGAGAAGGGTGTTACCCGCCTCAACATCAAGCCCCAGGTGGACAAGTACACCTTTGCGACCGGAAACAGCATCTACATGCTGGCGGAAGGCCGTCTCGTGAATCTCGGCTGCGCCACCGGCCATCCGAGCTTCGTGATGTCCAACAGCTTTGCGAACCAGACTCTTGCCCAGCTCGACCTGTGGAAGAAGAAGGACGAGTATGCGGTCGGTGTCTACACCCTGCCGAAGCACCTGGACGAAGAAGTGGCCCGTCTGCACCTCGAGAAGATCGGCGTCAAGCTCACCACTCTCACCCAGCAGCAGGCCGACTACATCGGCGTGCCGGTGAATGGCCCCTACAAGGCCGACCACTACCGCTACTAA
- a CDS encoding beta-propeller fold lactonase family protein, with the protein MNRRSTIAMGFGFLLASCSKEVKGPAAYRIYVTNEVSGDLSVIDSATMAVIATVPLGKRPRGIHASPDGKFIYVALSGSPIAGPGVDESTLPPPDKSADGIGVFDVAQNKLLRVIHSGSDPENFDISHDGKYLYVSNEDVGGASMLDLSTEKVLATFKTGDEPEGVQMTPDGKFVWVTSEDAGTVAVIDTAARTVVKTIPVGRRPRSIAFTPDSTQAWVNAENDGTVTLVDAAKGAIVETIELGKPGVIKPMAVLLSRDAQKLYVSTGRGGQVIILDTATRKVDATIEVGKRPWGIALSPDGKTLFSANGPSNDLSVVDLATKTVTNKIKLAGSPWGVITLQP; encoded by the coding sequence ATGAATCGTCGATCCACCATTGCGATGGGATTCGGGTTCCTGCTGGCGAGTTGTAGCAAGGAAGTGAAGGGGCCTGCGGCCTATCGCATCTATGTCACCAATGAAGTCTCGGGCGACTTGAGTGTGATTGACTCCGCGACGATGGCAGTGATCGCGACCGTGCCATTAGGCAAGCGGCCACGCGGCATCCACGCAAGCCCGGACGGCAAGTTCATCTATGTCGCGCTGAGCGGGTCGCCCATCGCAGGACCGGGCGTCGACGAGAGTACGCTGCCCCCTCCTGATAAGAGTGCCGATGGCATTGGCGTCTTCGATGTCGCACAGAACAAGTTGCTGCGGGTGATCCATAGCGGATCAGACCCGGAGAACTTTGACATCAGCCATGACGGCAAGTACCTCTATGTCTCAAATGAGGATGTGGGCGGCGCCTCGATGCTCGACCTGAGCACGGAGAAGGTGCTTGCTACCTTCAAGACCGGAGACGAGCCGGAGGGTGTGCAGATGACGCCTGACGGCAAGTTCGTCTGGGTGACCTCAGAGGATGCCGGCACGGTGGCCGTCATCGACACAGCGGCACGCACCGTCGTGAAGACGATTCCAGTGGGCCGCCGTCCGCGTTCCATTGCGTTTACGCCCGACAGTACACAGGCCTGGGTCAATGCCGAGAACGACGGGACGGTCACGCTTGTCGATGCGGCGAAGGGAGCTATTGTCGAGACGATTGAACTCGGCAAGCCTGGAGTGATCAAGCCGATGGCCGTGCTGCTCTCGCGAGACGCGCAGAAGCTCTATGTCAGCACGGGACGCGGCGGGCAGGTCATCATCCTCGATACGGCGACACGGAAAGTGGACGCAACGATTGAAGTGGGCAAGCGGCCCTGGGGTATCGCGCTTTCGCCGGACGGCAAAACCCTGTTCTCCGCCAACGGTCCGTCGAATGACCTCTCTGTGGTGGATCTTGCCACGAAAACCGTCACCAACAAAATCAAGCTCGCGGGTTCCCCGTGGGGTGTGATTACACTGCAACCCTAA